One part of the Pseudopipra pipra isolate bDixPip1 chromosome 3, bDixPip1.hap1, whole genome shotgun sequence genome encodes these proteins:
- the TAB2 gene encoding TGF-beta-activated kinase 1 and MAP3K7-binding protein 2 isoform X2, with protein sequence MAQGSQQIDIQVLHDLRQKFPEVPEGVVSRCMLQNNNNLDACCAVLSQESTKYLYGEGDLSFSDDSGIPGLRNHMTSLNLDLQSQNVYHHGREGSRMNGSRTLAHSVSDGHLQTSQSNNELFQQEPQTAPAQVPQGFNVFGMANTVSTSNPGQHLGFHLGSKGVSNLSQQTPRFNPIMVTLAPNIQPGRNTPTSLHIHGVPPPVLNSPQGNSIYIRPYITAPSGTSRQTQQQPGWASQFNPTHPQQVYQPSQPSPWTTIPTSSTTPHTSSQHSTQPNQQGHQTSHVYMPISSPTTPQAPMIHSSGSSQSSAHSQYNIQNISTGPRKNQIEIKLEPPQRNSTSKLRSTGPRTSTAPSSLNSQTLSRSQPTVYISASPPNTDEVITRGQPKVYISANATTGDDQLVRNQPTLFISTNPGVSTTARNMSGQVSMGPAFIHHHPPKSRAVGNSTTATSPRVVVTQPNTKYTFKITVSPNKPPAVSPGVVSPTFEPTNLLNLPDHYVEPEGIQHLTDPVLAHVDRISDARKLSMGSDDAAYTQALLVHQKARMERLQRELEVQKKKLDKLKAEVNEMENNLTRRRLKRSNSVSQIPSLEEMQQLRSCNRQLQIDIDCLTKEIDLFQARGPHFNPSAIHNFYDNIGFLGPVPPKPKDQRSIVKTPKTVPDTDEDEGAQWSCTACTFLNHPALNRCEQCEMPRHF encoded by the exons ATGGCCCAAGGAAGCCAGCAAATTGATATTCAGGTTTTACATGACCTGCGACAGAAGTTTCCTGAGGTACCTGAAGGTGTTGTATCCAGATGCATGTTACAG AATAACAATAATTTGGATGCCTGTTGTGCAGTTCTCTCTCAGGAGAGCACAAAGTATCTCTACGGTGAAGGAGACCTAAGTTTTTcggatgattctgggattcctgGACTACGAAATCACATGACATCTCTTAATTTGGATTTGCAGTCACAGAATGTCTATCAccatggaagagaaggaagtaGAATGAATGGAAGTAGGACTCTAGCTCACAGTGTTAGTGATGGACACCTTCAAACCAGTCAGTCCAACAATGAACTGTTTCAACAGGAACCACAGACAGCACCTGCGCAGGTTCCACAAGGATTTAATGTCTTTGGGATGGCTAATACAGTTAGTACTTCTAATCCAGGGCAGCATCTTGGATTTCACCTAGGCAGCAAAGGAGTATCTAACTTGTCTCAACAAACGCCCAGATTCAACCCTATCATGGTAACTTTAGCCCCAAACATTCAGCCTGGTCGCAATACCCCTACGTCTTTGCACATACATGGTGTACCTCCTCCTGTACTTAACAGTCCACAGGGAAATTCTATCTATATTAGGCCTTACATCACAGCTCCCAGTGGTACCTCTAGACAGACACAGCAACAGCCAGGCTGGGCATCTCAGTTTAATCCCACGCACCCTCAGCAAGTCTACCAGCCTTCACAGCCAAGTCCCTGGACTACTATTCCTACATCCAGTACTACGCCACATACCTCATCGCAACACTCAACACAGCCAAACCAGCAAGGCCACCAGACTTCTCATGTCTACATGCCTATCAGTTCTCCTACTACTCCACAAGCACCTATGATTCATTCGTCCGGTAGCTCTCAATCTTCTGCTCACAGCCAATACAACATTCAGAATATATCCACAGGACCTCGCAAAAACCAAATTGAAATCAAACTTGAACCACCACAAAGAAATAGTACTTCTAAGTTGCGTTCAACTGGCCCTCGCACCTCCACTGCTCCCTCTTCCCTCAACAGCCAGACATTAAGTAGAAGTCAACCCACTGTTTACATATCGGCCAGTCCTCCAAATACTGATGAAGTGATCACTCGTGGTCAGCCCAAGGTCTACATTTCAGCAAATGCCACAACAGGAGATGATCAACTTGTGCGGAACCAGCCCACGCTTTTCATATCAACAAATCCTGGAGTATCTACTACTGCTAGGAATATGTCTGGTCAAGTAAGCATGGGTCCTGCATTTATTCATCACCATCCACCCAAGAGTCGAGCAGTGGGCAACAGCACCACTGCAACCTCTCCTCGAGTGGTGGTTACGCAGCCTAACacaaaatatacttttaaaattacagtttcTCCAAATAAGCCCCCTGCAGTTTCCCCAGGGGTAGTGTCCCCAACTTTTGAACCTACAAACCTTCTAAACCTTCCTGATCACTATGTTGAACCAGAGGGTATCCAGCATCTTACTGACCCTGTTTTAGCACATGTGGATAGGATCAGTGATGCACGGAAATTGAGTATGGGATCTGATGATGCTGCCTACACACAAG CTTTACTGGTACACCAGAAGGCCAGGATGGAGCGACTTCAACGAGAACTTGAGgttcaaaagaaaaagttggATAAACTAAAAGCAGAGGTCAATGAAATGGAGAATAATCTAACACGAAGGCGCCTGAAAAGATCGAATTCTGTTTCCCAAATTCCGTCA ctgGAAGAAATGCAACAGTTGAGAAGTTGTAACAGACAGCTGCAGATAGACATAGATTGCCTAACCAAAGAGATTGATCTTTTTCAAGCAAGAG gaccACATTTTAATCCCAGCGCTATTCATAATTTTTACGATAATATTGGATTTCTTGGTCCCGTGCCACCAAAACCCAAAG ATCAGAGGTCCATTGTGAAAACACCAAAGACTGTTCCAGACACAGATGAAGATGAGGGAGCTCAGTGGAGCTGTACCGCCTGTACTTTTTTAAATCATCCAGCCTTAAATCGCTGTGAACAGTGTGAAATGCCCAGGCATTTCTGA
- the TAB2 gene encoding TGF-beta-activated kinase 1 and MAP3K7-binding protein 2 isoform X1, translating to MCPRFPFEFSNFLIVVTEILELIGCSLKKEKQIVQRNAFKLNNNNNLDACCAVLSQESTKYLYGEGDLSFSDDSGIPGLRNHMTSLNLDLQSQNVYHHGREGSRMNGSRTLAHSVSDGHLQTSQSNNELFQQEPQTAPAQVPQGFNVFGMANTVSTSNPGQHLGFHLGSKGVSNLSQQTPRFNPIMVTLAPNIQPGRNTPTSLHIHGVPPPVLNSPQGNSIYIRPYITAPSGTSRQTQQQPGWASQFNPTHPQQVYQPSQPSPWTTIPTSSTTPHTSSQHSTQPNQQGHQTSHVYMPISSPTTPQAPMIHSSGSSQSSAHSQYNIQNISTGPRKNQIEIKLEPPQRNSTSKLRSTGPRTSTAPSSLNSQTLSRSQPTVYISASPPNTDEVITRGQPKVYISANATTGDDQLVRNQPTLFISTNPGVSTTARNMSGQVSMGPAFIHHHPPKSRAVGNSTTATSPRVVVTQPNTKYTFKITVSPNKPPAVSPGVVSPTFEPTNLLNLPDHYVEPEGIQHLTDPVLAHVDRISDARKLSMGSDDAAYTQALLVHQKARMERLQRELEVQKKKLDKLKAEVNEMENNLTRRRLKRSNSVSQIPSLEEMQQLRSCNRQLQIDIDCLTKEIDLFQARGPHFNPSAIHNFYDNIGFLGPVPPKPKDQRSIVKTPKTVPDTDEDEGAQWSCTACTFLNHPALNRCEQCEMPRHF from the exons ATGTGCCCCCGTTTCCCCTTTGAGTTCTCCAATTTTCTCATTGTCGTCACTGAAATTTTGGAATTGATTGGATGCagtcttaaaaaagaaaaacaaattgtcCAAAGAAATGCATTCAAGCTGAAT AATAACAATAATTTGGATGCCTGTTGTGCAGTTCTCTCTCAGGAGAGCACAAAGTATCTCTACGGTGAAGGAGACCTAAGTTTTTcggatgattctgggattcctgGACTACGAAATCACATGACATCTCTTAATTTGGATTTGCAGTCACAGAATGTCTATCAccatggaagagaaggaagtaGAATGAATGGAAGTAGGACTCTAGCTCACAGTGTTAGTGATGGACACCTTCAAACCAGTCAGTCCAACAATGAACTGTTTCAACAGGAACCACAGACAGCACCTGCGCAGGTTCCACAAGGATTTAATGTCTTTGGGATGGCTAATACAGTTAGTACTTCTAATCCAGGGCAGCATCTTGGATTTCACCTAGGCAGCAAAGGAGTATCTAACTTGTCTCAACAAACGCCCAGATTCAACCCTATCATGGTAACTTTAGCCCCAAACATTCAGCCTGGTCGCAATACCCCTACGTCTTTGCACATACATGGTGTACCTCCTCCTGTACTTAACAGTCCACAGGGAAATTCTATCTATATTAGGCCTTACATCACAGCTCCCAGTGGTACCTCTAGACAGACACAGCAACAGCCAGGCTGGGCATCTCAGTTTAATCCCACGCACCCTCAGCAAGTCTACCAGCCTTCACAGCCAAGTCCCTGGACTACTATTCCTACATCCAGTACTACGCCACATACCTCATCGCAACACTCAACACAGCCAAACCAGCAAGGCCACCAGACTTCTCATGTCTACATGCCTATCAGTTCTCCTACTACTCCACAAGCACCTATGATTCATTCGTCCGGTAGCTCTCAATCTTCTGCTCACAGCCAATACAACATTCAGAATATATCCACAGGACCTCGCAAAAACCAAATTGAAATCAAACTTGAACCACCACAAAGAAATAGTACTTCTAAGTTGCGTTCAACTGGCCCTCGCACCTCCACTGCTCCCTCTTCCCTCAACAGCCAGACATTAAGTAGAAGTCAACCCACTGTTTACATATCGGCCAGTCCTCCAAATACTGATGAAGTGATCACTCGTGGTCAGCCCAAGGTCTACATTTCAGCAAATGCCACAACAGGAGATGATCAACTTGTGCGGAACCAGCCCACGCTTTTCATATCAACAAATCCTGGAGTATCTACTACTGCTAGGAATATGTCTGGTCAAGTAAGCATGGGTCCTGCATTTATTCATCACCATCCACCCAAGAGTCGAGCAGTGGGCAACAGCACCACTGCAACCTCTCCTCGAGTGGTGGTTACGCAGCCTAACacaaaatatacttttaaaattacagtttcTCCAAATAAGCCCCCTGCAGTTTCCCCAGGGGTAGTGTCCCCAACTTTTGAACCTACAAACCTTCTAAACCTTCCTGATCACTATGTTGAACCAGAGGGTATCCAGCATCTTACTGACCCTGTTTTAGCACATGTGGATAGGATCAGTGATGCACGGAAATTGAGTATGGGATCTGATGATGCTGCCTACACACAAG CTTTACTGGTACACCAGAAGGCCAGGATGGAGCGACTTCAACGAGAACTTGAGgttcaaaagaaaaagttggATAAACTAAAAGCAGAGGTCAATGAAATGGAGAATAATCTAACACGAAGGCGCCTGAAAAGATCGAATTCTGTTTCCCAAATTCCGTCA ctgGAAGAAATGCAACAGTTGAGAAGTTGTAACAGACAGCTGCAGATAGACATAGATTGCCTAACCAAAGAGATTGATCTTTTTCAAGCAAGAG gaccACATTTTAATCCCAGCGCTATTCATAATTTTTACGATAATATTGGATTTCTTGGTCCCGTGCCACCAAAACCCAAAG ATCAGAGGTCCATTGTGAAAACACCAAAGACTGTTCCAGACACAGATGAAGATGAGGGAGCTCAGTGGAGCTGTACCGCCTGTACTTTTTTAAATCATCCAGCCTTAAATCGCTGTGAACAGTGTGAAATGCCCAGGCATTTCTGA
- the TAB2 gene encoding TGF-beta-activated kinase 1 and MAP3K7-binding protein 2 isoform X3 → MTSLNLDLQSQNVYHHGREGSRMNGSRTLAHSVSDGHLQTSQSNNELFQQEPQTAPAQVPQGFNVFGMANTVSTSNPGQHLGFHLGSKGVSNLSQQTPRFNPIMVTLAPNIQPGRNTPTSLHIHGVPPPVLNSPQGNSIYIRPYITAPSGTSRQTQQQPGWASQFNPTHPQQVYQPSQPSPWTTIPTSSTTPHTSSQHSTQPNQQGHQTSHVYMPISSPTTPQAPMIHSSGSSQSSAHSQYNIQNISTGPRKNQIEIKLEPPQRNSTSKLRSTGPRTSTAPSSLNSQTLSRSQPTVYISASPPNTDEVITRGQPKVYISANATTGDDQLVRNQPTLFISTNPGVSTTARNMSGQVSMGPAFIHHHPPKSRAVGNSTTATSPRVVVTQPNTKYTFKITVSPNKPPAVSPGVVSPTFEPTNLLNLPDHYVEPEGIQHLTDPVLAHVDRISDARKLSMGSDDAAYTQALLVHQKARMERLQRELEVQKKKLDKLKAEVNEMENNLTRRRLKRSNSVSQIPSLEEMQQLRSCNRQLQIDIDCLTKEIDLFQARGPHFNPSAIHNFYDNIGFLGPVPPKPKDQRSIVKTPKTVPDTDEDEGAQWSCTACTFLNHPALNRCEQCEMPRHF, encoded by the exons ATGACATCTCTTAATTTGGATTTGCAGTCACAGAATGTCTATCAccatggaagagaaggaagtaGAATGAATGGAAGTAGGACTCTAGCTCACAGTGTTAGTGATGGACACCTTCAAACCAGTCAGTCCAACAATGAACTGTTTCAACAGGAACCACAGACAGCACCTGCGCAGGTTCCACAAGGATTTAATGTCTTTGGGATGGCTAATACAGTTAGTACTTCTAATCCAGGGCAGCATCTTGGATTTCACCTAGGCAGCAAAGGAGTATCTAACTTGTCTCAACAAACGCCCAGATTCAACCCTATCATGGTAACTTTAGCCCCAAACATTCAGCCTGGTCGCAATACCCCTACGTCTTTGCACATACATGGTGTACCTCCTCCTGTACTTAACAGTCCACAGGGAAATTCTATCTATATTAGGCCTTACATCACAGCTCCCAGTGGTACCTCTAGACAGACACAGCAACAGCCAGGCTGGGCATCTCAGTTTAATCCCACGCACCCTCAGCAAGTCTACCAGCCTTCACAGCCAAGTCCCTGGACTACTATTCCTACATCCAGTACTACGCCACATACCTCATCGCAACACTCAACACAGCCAAACCAGCAAGGCCACCAGACTTCTCATGTCTACATGCCTATCAGTTCTCCTACTACTCCACAAGCACCTATGATTCATTCGTCCGGTAGCTCTCAATCTTCTGCTCACAGCCAATACAACATTCAGAATATATCCACAGGACCTCGCAAAAACCAAATTGAAATCAAACTTGAACCACCACAAAGAAATAGTACTTCTAAGTTGCGTTCAACTGGCCCTCGCACCTCCACTGCTCCCTCTTCCCTCAACAGCCAGACATTAAGTAGAAGTCAACCCACTGTTTACATATCGGCCAGTCCTCCAAATACTGATGAAGTGATCACTCGTGGTCAGCCCAAGGTCTACATTTCAGCAAATGCCACAACAGGAGATGATCAACTTGTGCGGAACCAGCCCACGCTTTTCATATCAACAAATCCTGGAGTATCTACTACTGCTAGGAATATGTCTGGTCAAGTAAGCATGGGTCCTGCATTTATTCATCACCATCCACCCAAGAGTCGAGCAGTGGGCAACAGCACCACTGCAACCTCTCCTCGAGTGGTGGTTACGCAGCCTAACacaaaatatacttttaaaattacagtttcTCCAAATAAGCCCCCTGCAGTTTCCCCAGGGGTAGTGTCCCCAACTTTTGAACCTACAAACCTTCTAAACCTTCCTGATCACTATGTTGAACCAGAGGGTATCCAGCATCTTACTGACCCTGTTTTAGCACATGTGGATAGGATCAGTGATGCACGGAAATTGAGTATGGGATCTGATGATGCTGCCTACACACAAG CTTTACTGGTACACCAGAAGGCCAGGATGGAGCGACTTCAACGAGAACTTGAGgttcaaaagaaaaagttggATAAACTAAAAGCAGAGGTCAATGAAATGGAGAATAATCTAACACGAAGGCGCCTGAAAAGATCGAATTCTGTTTCCCAAATTCCGTCA ctgGAAGAAATGCAACAGTTGAGAAGTTGTAACAGACAGCTGCAGATAGACATAGATTGCCTAACCAAAGAGATTGATCTTTTTCAAGCAAGAG gaccACATTTTAATCCCAGCGCTATTCATAATTTTTACGATAATATTGGATTTCTTGGTCCCGTGCCACCAAAACCCAAAG ATCAGAGGTCCATTGTGAAAACACCAAAGACTGTTCCAGACACAGATGAAGATGAGGGAGCTCAGTGGAGCTGTACCGCCTGTACTTTTTTAAATCATCCAGCCTTAAATCGCTGTGAACAGTGTGAAATGCCCAGGCATTTCTGA